The proteins below come from a single Leptospira levettii genomic window:
- a CDS encoding HD family phosphohydrolase, translated as MKAIFDSSMTSVTDFLTKVRPVSVVRNIQIILVSLTLLFVTYVLSIPFFGQSKVNTDPDGLFSEGKIAPETIQSVKEFSYEDIEKTNLEKQKAKSNVPFAFDKDFGVLVAGIDTNLSEDLEILRILLQEGKSNPSVVKDRIPRWRNRTNEEIQAILDYPRKDKLKNFIQQYTNLIFSKYCIVKEDLPFAKELDKAGAKIRNIGTQDHTTIIDGNLVIPRSQIYKDGPVTAVLSKLASEKLPNVSDSLLKAVSRIGLYYVYSYPACNYNPEETENARVKAASAVVVQKSRIQANEIIVRAGDVITPEVKLKLDMMNLYATRANLASIISIFLTQCVLIVIVGFYLIRYRPNRLNDLSSNLIIFFTLWIVIASIYLLSKVFYATDSDLSAVYYFGMFVPVGMLCLLLGFVYDEQLSIAIGFFLAFAVFFASRYNPTSFMLAFTVAVMSSIYGRRLLKRIDFLKAGFLLTFVQILVTTAGYLFDGREFFVSSGAGFFKDLSNSNLFRITVMCFVNGFASATAVQFLLPLYEYIFNIPTRFKLIELADTGHPLLQQLLTKAPSTYTHTFMVAALSERAAQNLNLDRLLVRVGVYFHDIGKIPNAGFFVENQHLIPKPEHIDKNNPALAAKTVIDHVLDGIEMAKKARLPREIISFIPEHHGTSTMAFFYHKALQEISSSARKNINKKDFQYPGPKPQSKETAIVMIADSLEAASRSLDEVSPESLDELIRKIINSKLAENQLDESGLTIGDLEIIKASFKEVLLSSLHQRPKYPKPEDTKALETANTKKSKS; from the coding sequence ATGAAAGCGATCTTTGATTCTTCCATGACGAGTGTGACTGACTTTTTAACAAAAGTTAGACCTGTCTCAGTTGTTCGTAACATCCAAATCATTTTGGTTTCGCTTACGTTATTATTTGTAACTTATGTGCTTTCGATACCCTTCTTTGGGCAATCCAAAGTGAATACTGACCCAGATGGACTTTTTTCAGAAGGGAAAATTGCACCAGAAACCATCCAATCGGTAAAAGAATTTTCTTACGAAGATATCGAAAAAACCAATTTAGAAAAACAAAAAGCAAAATCGAATGTTCCCTTTGCATTTGATAAAGACTTTGGAGTTTTAGTAGCTGGGATTGATACCAATTTATCAGAGGATTTAGAAATCCTTCGTATTTTACTCCAAGAAGGAAAATCCAACCCTTCTGTTGTAAAAGACCGGATACCAAGATGGCGTAATCGTACAAACGAAGAAATCCAAGCGATCTTAGATTATCCAAGGAAAGACAAATTAAAAAACTTCATCCAACAATATACAAATTTGATTTTTTCTAAGTATTGTATTGTGAAAGAGGATTTACCATTTGCGAAGGAATTAGACAAAGCAGGTGCTAAAATTCGTAACATTGGAACACAAGACCACACCACCATCATTGATGGAAATTTAGTCATTCCTCGTTCTCAAATATACAAAGATGGACCAGTTACTGCCGTCTTATCAAAGTTAGCTTCCGAGAAATTACCAAACGTTTCCGATTCACTTCTAAAGGCAGTGTCAAGGATAGGATTGTATTATGTATACTCTTATCCTGCTTGTAATTATAACCCAGAAGAGACTGAAAATGCAAGGGTAAAAGCAGCCAGTGCTGTTGTTGTTCAAAAAAGTAGAATCCAAGCAAATGAAATCATTGTTAGAGCAGGGGATGTCATCACACCAGAAGTGAAGTTAAAACTGGATATGATGAATTTGTATGCGACTAGGGCAAACCTTGCTTCTATCATTTCCATTTTTCTCACTCAATGTGTACTCATAGTCATTGTGGGATTTTATTTGATTCGTTATAGACCAAACCGATTGAATGATCTTTCGAGTAACCTCATCATCTTTTTTACACTTTGGATTGTGATTGCTTCCATTTATTTATTATCCAAAGTATTTTATGCAACTGACAGTGATTTGTCGGCAGTTTATTATTTTGGCATGTTTGTCCCAGTGGGAATGCTTTGTTTATTACTCGGTTTTGTATACGATGAACAACTTTCCATAGCGATAGGATTCTTTTTAGCCTTTGCAGTTTTTTTTGCTTCGAGATACAATCCCACTTCGTTTATGTTAGCGTTCACCGTTGCTGTGATGAGTTCGATTTATGGCAGAAGGTTACTCAAACGAATCGATTTTTTAAAAGCCGGTTTTTTACTCACTTTTGTCCAAATCCTTGTGACTACGGCGGGTTATTTGTTTGATGGTAGGGAGTTTTTTGTCTCCAGTGGTGCTGGATTTTTTAAGGACTTAAGCAACTCCAATCTCTTCCGAATCACTGTGATGTGTTTTGTAAATGGATTTGCAAGTGCCACTGCGGTTCAGTTTTTACTCCCTCTCTATGAGTATATTTTTAATATCCCAACACGTTTTAAATTGATTGAACTGGCTGATACAGGCCATCCATTGTTACAACAACTTCTCACCAAAGCTCCTTCCACTTATACACATACCTTTATGGTGGCAGCACTTTCCGAAAGAGCAGCTCAAAATCTTAATTTGGACAGGCTTCTTGTGAGAGTAGGAGTTTATTTCCATGACATCGGTAAAATTCCGAATGCTGGTTTTTTTGTGGAAAACCAACATTTAATCCCAAAACCCGAACACATTGATAAAAACAATCCAGCACTTGCCGCAAAAACAGTCATCGATCACGTGTTAGATGGGATTGAAATGGCGAAAAAAGCAAGGCTTCCACGTGAGATCATCAGTTTTATCCCAGAACACCATGGAACATCCACTATGGCATTCTTTTATCATAAAGCATTACAAGAAATCTCGAGTAGCGCACGTAAAAATATAAACAAAAAAGATTTCCAATACCCAGGTCCAAAACCACAAAGTAAGGAAACAGCCATTGTGATGATTGCCGATTCATTAGAGGCAGCATCACGTTCGTTAGATGAGGTATCTCCTGAAAGTTTGGATGAACTAATTCGTAAAATTATCAATTCAAAATTAGCAGAAAACCAGTTGGATGAAAGTGGTCTAACGATTGGTGATTTAGAAATCATCAAAGCGAGTTTTAAAGAAGTTTTACTTTCCAGTTTACACCAAAGACCTAAATATCCGAAACCAGAGGATACAAAGGCATTGGAAACAGCGAACACTAAAAAATCAAAATCATGA
- the ybeY gene encoding rRNA maturation RNase YbeY, whose protein sequence is MNPKLQVFTNWNDETNQEEIDPELIIQNCDLILRYLAPEFLQSLELSVLVVNDQMMSEINGERRGKPKTTDVLSFPLYDDSLKIPFQILGEIVISMETCRKQAIEIGHSVIDEFYRLLVHGILHLFGYDHETNEEDAVLMRKMEDECLDLVFAT, encoded by the coding sequence ATGAATCCAAAACTTCAGGTTTTCACAAATTGGAATGACGAAACAAACCAAGAGGAAATCGATCCAGAGTTAATCATCCAAAACTGTGACCTGATTTTAAGGTATTTAGCTCCTGAATTTTTACAATCTTTGGAACTTTCGGTGTTAGTTGTGAATGACCAAATGATGTCTGAGATCAATGGGGAACGTCGAGGAAAACCCAAAACAACAGATGTTTTATCGTTTCCATTGTATGATGATTCATTAAAAATACCGTTTCAAATTTTAGGTGAAATAGTGATTTCTATGGAAACTTGCCGGAAACAAGCAATTGAAATAGGGCATTCAGTCATTGATGAATTTTATCGACTTCTTGTGCATGGTATCTTGCATCTGTTTGGTTATGACCATGAAACCAATGAAGAGGATGCTGTCTTAATGAGAAAAATGGAAGATGAATGTTTGGATTTGGTATTTGCAACATAA
- the recO gene encoding DNA repair protein RecO → MAIRKETGIIIQSKDIGDSDRLISLAGESQIRMNFISKGIRKSKRRAIISTEIGCLVEVDFYDQAEKDWKSTKEIHLIKRFDELKSDYIGTLFVLYMTELTSQLYPEGENHPFLFQLLSGSLETSNTNGFRKEILPFFKIRALTHMGHFPTEFYCHTCGEEVLTKSKAYFSVDSREFLCSDCHPITKDHLPVLKLFHTMLSKKFSNVLSIFPREFEYKEGDMMLNQFIRSLFGKELKSYFEFYRTIGDL, encoded by the coding sequence ATGGCAATACGAAAAGAAACAGGAATCATCATCCAAAGTAAAGACATTGGTGACAGTGACCGACTGATTAGTCTTGCAGGGGAATCCCAAATACGGATGAATTTTATCAGTAAAGGGATTCGTAAGTCCAAACGTCGTGCCATCATTTCAACGGAGATAGGTTGTTTAGTAGAAGTTGATTTTTATGACCAAGCCGAGAAAGATTGGAAATCGACAAAGGAAATCCATCTCATCAAACGATTTGATGAATTAAAGTCTGATTATATTGGAACTCTTTTTGTTTTGTATATGACGGAACTTACTTCCCAATTGTATCCTGAAGGAGAAAATCATCCTTTTTTATTCCAATTACTTTCAGGGAGTTTGGAAACAAGTAATACGAATGGTTTTCGAAAGGAAATTTTACCATTTTTTAAAATCAGGGCACTCACACATATGGGCCATTTTCCTACGGAATTTTATTGCCATACCTGTGGGGAGGAAGTCCTCACCAAATCAAAAGCCTATTTTTCAGTTGATTCTCGTGAATTTTTATGTTCCGATTGCCATCCCATTACCAAAGATCATTTGCCTGTTTTAAAACTATTTCATACAATGTTATCTAAGAAATTTTCAAATGTTTTGTCTATTTTTCCGAGAGAGTTTGAATATAAAGAAGGTGATATGATGTTGAATCAATTTATACGTTCTCTATTTGGAAAAGAATTAAAATCTTATTTTGAGTTTTATCGAACGATAGGGGATTTATGA